The Arachis duranensis cultivar V14167 chromosome 2, aradu.V14167.gnm2.J7QH, whole genome shotgun sequence genome has a window encoding:
- the LOC107475603 gene encoding uncharacterized protein LOC107475603 — MEKERNYMQVHIKQNNHPNNARSVQKQKQAITIIKEKGADISKKIQNKPNQIHQTKEKQKAEPGRFPTISEEGKQQLIREVTIDEIKLTVFNTGSWSAPGSDGLPAKLKHHLSSLIANTQASFVTGRVSADNILIAQEVVHTMRTRNGGTRIMAIKMDLEKAYDRLNWLFIIDTLRYIGIPEEIITLINLYDIVLFAQANRDQVDVVKEALKIFCESSGQKVSLNKSCVFFSKNVNHNIREELSQELGIPLTSNLGKYLGVPLIHEKCRRATLVQSVLSSIPSYVMQTMKVLIKICNKIDKICRDFLWGSSDQDRKIHPLSWDTVCKPKDQGGLDIRKAQETNNIFLMKPAWGLMTKSDSLWVKVFKAKYSCGENLIPKVHQKANCSNAWKGIVKV; from the exons atggaaaaggaaagaaattacATGCAGGTCCATATCAAACAGAATAATCACCCAAATAATGCAAGATCTGTACAGAAACAGAAACAAGCCATCACCATCATTAAGGAGAAGGGTGCTGACATAAgcaagaaaatacaaaataaaccaaatCAAATTCATCAAACAAAGGAGAAACAGAAGGCTGAACCAG GTCGATTCCCTACTATCTCAGAGGAAGGAAAGCAACAACTCATAAGAGAAGTCACAATAGATGAAATAAAGCTAACAGTCTTTAATACGGGAAGTTGGAGTGCTCCAGGAAGCGATGGGCTACCTGCCAA ATTGAAACATCACTTGAGCAGTTTGATTGCTAATACCCAAGCTAGCTTTGTCACAGGCAGAGTTAGTGCGGATAATATTTTAATTGCACAGGAAGTTGTTCATACTATGAGGACCAGGAATGGAGGCACAAGAATTATGGCCATAAAGATGGATTTGGAGAAAGCGTATGATAGGTTAAACTGGCTGTTTATTATTGACACGCTTAGGTATATTGGAATACCGGAGGAAATCATCACGCTCATTAATCTCT ACGACATAGTCCTTTTTGCGCAAGCTAACCGGGACCAAGTTGATGTTGTCAAGGAGGCACTAAAAATCTTCTGTGAATCTTCAGGACAAAAAGTCAGCCTCAATAAGTCGTGCgttttcttttccaaaaatgtGAACCACAATATCAGAGAAGAGCTTAGCCAAGAACTAGGGATTCCCCTCACTAGCAATTTGGGAAAATACTTAGGTGTTCCACTGATCCACGAGAAGTGCA GAAGAGCAACGCTTGTTCAATCCGTTTTATCTTCTATTCCAAGCTATGTTATGCAAACTATGAAGGTTCTGATCAAAATCTGCAACAAGATTGATAAAATTTGTCGAGACTTTCTTTGGGGTTCAAGTGATCAAGATAGAAAAATTCACCCTCTAAGTTGGGACACTGTGTGTAAACCAAAAGATCAAGGCGGGTTAGACATTCGCAAAGCTCaagaaacaaataatatttttctcatGAAACCTGCTTGGGGACTCATGACGAAATCTGATAGCTTGTGGGTTAAAGTTTTCAAAGCCAAGTACAGCTGTGGTGAGAACTTGATTCCCAAAGTCCATCAAAAAGCCAACTGCTCAAACGCTTGGAAAGGAATCGTGAAAGTTTAg
- the LOC107475437 gene encoding cationic peroxidase 1: protein MTTLSCFKLRICLSFCLVGLTLAQLQPSTFYDNRCPKALVTIKAAVNLAVLKERRMGASLLRLHFHDCFVRGCDASVLLDDTANFTGERSALPNRNSLRGFNVIASIKSTLEYICPGVVSCADILAVAARDSVVALGGTWWDVNLGRRDSRTASLIDANNDLPAPFLDLDNIITAFSNKGFTAQEMVALSGAHTIGKARCTNFRSRIYNETNIDPSFAKSMQEICPISGGGNNLASLDVSTTIDQFDNRYFTDLVNKKGLLHSDQVLFNNGSTDSQVQNYVNNPSLFQTDFAKAMIKMGQLSPLTSPNGEIRKQCNRVN from the exons ATGACAACACTTTCTTGCTTCAAACTAAGAATATGTTTGTCGTTTTGTCTTGTAGGGTTAACACTAGCACAGTTACAACCTAGTACCTTCTATGACAATCGGTGTCCTAAAGCCCTTGTTACCATCAAAGCAGCAGTCAATCTTGCTGTCTTGAAGGAGCGTAGAATGGGTGCATCCTTGCTCCGTCTTCATTTCCATGACTGCTTTGTTAGA GGATGTGATGCTTCAGTGTTGCTAGATGACACAGCAAATTTCACTGGTGAGCGATCTGCTTTACCGAATAGAAACTCTCTGAGGGGTTTCAATGTTATAGCGAGCATTAAATCCACACTTGAGTATATTTGTCCCGGAGTTGTTTCTTGTGCTGACATTCTCGCCGTTGCTGCAAGAGATTCAGTTGTTGCC ttgggTGGAACTTGGTGGGACGTGAACTTGGGGAGAAGAGACTCAAGAACTGCAAGTCTAATAGATGCTAATAACGACTTACCTGCTCCTTTTTTGGACCTTGATAACATTATCACTGCTTTTAGTAACAAGGGTTTCACAGCTCAAGAGATGGTTGCCTTATCAG GTGCTCACACAATAGGGAAAGCACGTTGTACAAATTTCAGATCAAGGATTTACAACGAAACCAACATAGATCCCTCTTTTGCGAAATCCATGCAAGAAATTTGTCCAATTTCAGGTGGTGGCAACAACTTAGCGTCTTTGGATGTTAGCACCACAATTGATCAATTTGACAACAGATATTTCACAGATTTAGTGAATAAAAAGGGTCTTTTGCATTCGGACCAAGTACTCTTTAATAACGGTTCCACAGATTCACAAGTTCAAAATTATGTGAACAATCCAAGTCTCTTCCAAACTGATTTTGCTAAGGCAATGATTAAGATGGGACAACTTAGCCCACTAACCTCACCTAATGGTGAGATTAGAAAGCAATGTAATAGAGTCAATTga